Proteins encoded in a region of the Helicobacter sp. 11S03491-1 genome:
- a CDS encoding M28 family peptidase yields the protein MKSVLEIFEEIAHIPHASFHTHELFEWICEFAKSCDYEIQSDKAKNIYAFCDQARLCFQSHYDMVGVGQADKGMPLQLYTEGNFLKAKNSSLGADNGIGVAIQLYLMQKYRDLEFLFTNNEEVGLLGAKELEIGIHSNKLINLDSEKFGEIVLGCAGGYDMNIIFDIPLDKASYLYAYNITSRGFCGGHSGIDIHKNIKNAILRLAGMLAPIDGGIYAFCGGEKINSIPVNVKVIFHTNEILESCDEFLVEKIPMQTPCYCKNQVIKFLLEARSGVRFMEKTEVIDSLNISLIEQENEQIKISLMGRSNTKILLENNLLEMQNLAKKICKNPQINVDDYYSPWERNIKENDAFLKRIKNAFSPYCPKICQIHAGLECGILQERFEKMGKKDVKIFSIGPTILSPHSLNERLDLDDFEKFFQALEILIENYKI from the coding sequence ATGAAAAGTGTTTTAGAGATTTTTGAAGAGATTGCACATATTCCTCATGCCAGTTTTCATACACATGAGTTATTTGAATGGATTTGTGAATTTGCCAAAAGCTGCGATTATGAAATTCAAAGTGATAAAGCTAAGAATATTTATGCTTTTTGTGATCAAGCACGACTCTGTTTTCAATCCCATTATGATATGGTCGGCGTAGGACAAGCAGACAAGGGTATGCCATTACAATTATATACAGAGGGGAATTTTTTAAAAGCCAAAAACTCTTCATTAGGTGCTGATAATGGGATAGGGGTAGCTATACAGCTTTATTTGATGCAAAAATATAGAGATTTAGAATTTTTATTTACCAACAATGAAGAAGTTGGACTTCTTGGCGCTAAGGAACTTGAAATAGGGATTCATTCCAATAAGCTTATTAATCTTGATAGTGAAAAATTTGGCGAGATTGTTTTGGGTTGCGCAGGGGGATATGATATGAATATTATATTTGATATCCCTTTAGATAAAGCTTCTTATTTATATGCCTATAACATCACTTCAAGAGGATTTTGTGGGGGGCATAGCGGGATAGACATTCACAAAAATATTAAAAATGCTATTTTGAGATTGGCTGGTATGCTAGCTCCAATTGATGGCGGGATTTATGCTTTTTGTGGTGGAGAAAAGATTAATTCTATCCCCGTTAATGTAAAAGTTATTTTCCATACAAATGAAATTTTAGAAAGTTGTGATGAATTTTTAGTTGAAAAAATCCCCATGCAAACTCCATGTTATTGCAAAAATCAAGTCATTAAATTTCTTTTAGAAGCAAGGAGTGGGGTAAGATTCATGGAAAAAACAGAAGTAATAGATTCGCTTAATATTTCTTTGATTGAACAAGAAAATGAGCAGATTAAAATTTCATTAATGGGACGCTCTAACACAAAGATTTTATTAGAAAATAATCTTTTAGAGATGCAAAATCTTGCTAAAAAGATTTGCAAAAATCCTCAAATAAACGTTGATGATTATTACTCACCATGGGAAAGAAATATCAAAGAAAATGATGCATTTCTCAAGAGAATAAAAAATGCCTTTAGCCCTTATTGCCCAAAAATATGTCAAATTCATGCGGGATTAGAATGTGGGATTTTACAAGAAAGATTTGAAAAAATGGGTAAAAAAGACGTCAAAATCTTTTCTATTGGACCTACGATACTTTCCCCACATTCATTAAATGAACGATTAGATCTTGATGATTTTGAAAAATTTTTCCAAGCATTGGAGATTTTAATAGAAAATTATAAAATATAG
- a CDS encoding 3-methyladenine DNA glycosylase: MFDSYDILVALKKLGLLQNSPAWWWPNALSFEVVIGAILTQNTKWENVEKSLKSLKNYSLLNGDDEKSLNNIACIQKEILASHIGSSGFFNQKSIRLILLCQNILEDFGSFGNFVMNVDREWLLGQKGIGRESADAILNYACGREVMVIDKYTYKFLCSLGIDIQDYEQLQIWFERGIQENLQRVFDLYPKKITLAQIYSRFHGKIVEFSKKKSKLEL; encoded by the coding sequence ATGTTTGATAGTTATGATATTTTAGTTGCATTAAAAAAACTTGGTTTACTCCAAAATTCCCCTGCTTGGTGGTGGCCAAATGCTTTGAGTTTTGAGGTTGTGATTGGAGCAATCTTGACACAAAATACCAAATGGGAGAATGTTGAGAAATCTTTAAAATCTTTAAAAAATTATTCTTTATTGAATGGTGATGATGAAAAATCTTTAAATAATATTGCTTGCATACAAAAAGAAATCTTGGCTTCTCATATTGGATCAAGCGGGTTTTTCAATCAAAAGAGTATCCGTCTTATTTTGTTATGTCAAAATATTTTAGAAGATTTTGGCAGTTTTGGTAATTTTGTCATGAATGTTGATAGGGAGTGGTTGCTTGGACAAAAGGGTATCGGTAGGGAAAGCGCAGATGCCATCTTGAATTATGCTTGTGGTAGAGAGGTGATGGTTATTGATAAATATACTTATAAATTTTTATGTTCGCTTGGAATAGACATACAAGATTATGAACAATTGCAAATATGGTTTGAAAGAGGCATTCAAGAAAATTTACAAAGAGTTTTTGATCTTTATCCAAAAAAAATAACTTTAGCGCAGATTTACTCACGATTTCATGGCAAGATAGTAGAATTTTCCAAGAAAAAATCTAAATTGGAGCTATAG
- a CDS encoding tetratricopeptide repeat-containing glycosyltransferase family protein, giving the protein MNNHFSAAIAAYQHQEYQECIIFCTKILTQNSSDFETWKLCAFALFALGKILKGIEYLEHALNICPDDLSGWVGLGEMYRQNHQPQKTIEILSSFLPSDFIHLHFNLARAYSDLEDVNQAIKHYKIVLDICPDDLEAMYNLGNQFLKISDFKSAIQEFQKASNLGHEDAKINLAYAYNAHFQEEKALEIYESLKISHSKDAYFYFNYANTLRYALRHEESKIMYQKAIALLDDPVFSLNYAYLLLSLGEYKEGFIYYQKRLLLPNVLPLNISHADSDKILLKDKSILIYYEQGFGDSIMFARFLDKPGLIAKDIQILPQTPLFELFAWKWGVCVRENPSKITPYDIAISLPSLPYALGIHEVGLSQKSSQILPLKIRKIGIFFSSHPDFMYSKDKSIPIKMLLECLEGFEVYSLQIEGIDERLCNQFGVVDLSPKIKNFKDTLRELKKLDLLISADSAIVHLAGSYHIPTIVLLHKRYDWRWGKLGQTGYIKSDWYESVIGLAQQEAKNWESVFENLKRYLKNV; this is encoded by the coding sequence ATGAATAATCACTTTTCTGCTGCTATAGCTGCTTACCAACATCAAGAATATCAAGAATGTATTATTTTTTGCACTAAAATTTTGACCCAAAATTCTTCTGATTTTGAAACATGGAAATTATGCGCTTTTGCTTTGTTTGCTCTAGGGAAAATACTCAAGGGAATTGAATATTTAGAGCATGCCCTAAATATTTGTCCTGATGATCTGTCCGGATGGGTAGGATTAGGAGAAATGTATCGTCAGAATCATCAACCTCAAAAAACTATAGAGATTTTGTCCTCTTTTTTGCCTAGTGATTTTATTCATTTGCATTTTAATTTGGCAAGGGCATATAGCGATTTGGAAGATGTTAATCAAGCTATCAAGCATTACAAAATTGTTTTGGATATTTGTCCTGATGATCTTGAAGCAATGTATAATCTGGGGAATCAATTTTTAAAAATTTCAGATTTTAAGTCTGCAATACAAGAATTTCAAAAAGCCTCTAATCTTGGACATGAAGATGCTAAAATTAATCTTGCTTATGCCTATAATGCTCATTTTCAAGAAGAAAAAGCGCTTGAGATTTATGAATCCTTGAAAATATCCCATTCCAAAGATGCCTATTTTTACTTCAATTATGCCAATACTCTAAGGTATGCCTTGAGGCATGAAGAATCAAAAATAATGTATCAAAAAGCTATTGCTCTTTTAGATGATCCTGTTTTTTCTCTTAATTATGCTTATTTGTTGCTGAGTTTAGGAGAATATAAAGAAGGCTTTATTTATTATCAAAAACGACTCTTATTGCCTAATGTCCTTCCTCTTAACATTTCTCATGCGGATAGCGATAAGATTTTGCTTAAAGATAAAAGTATTCTTATTTATTATGAGCAAGGATTTGGGGATAGCATTATGTTTGCAAGATTTTTGGATAAACCGGGCTTGATAGCCAAAGATATACAAATCCTTCCTCAAACCCCTTTATTTGAATTGTTTGCTTGGAAATGGGGAGTTTGCGTCAGGGAAAATCCTTCTAAAATTACTCCTTATGATATTGCTATATCTCTACCTTCATTACCATATGCGCTAGGAATACATGAGGTAGGTTTATCTCAAAAATCCTCTCAAATCCTTCCACTAAAAATTAGAAAAATAGGCATCTTTTTTTCTTCCCATCCGGATTTTATGTATTCTAAAGATAAGTCAATCCCTATAAAAATGCTATTAGAATGTTTAGAAGGATTTGAAGTGTATTCTCTACAAATTGAGGGGATTGATGAAAGATTATGTAATCAATTTGGGGTTGTTGATTTATCCCCTAAAATTAAGAATTTTAAAGATACATTAAGAGAGTTAAAAAAACTTGATTTACTTATCAGCGCGGATTCCGCGATTGTTCATTTAGCAGGGAGTTACCATATCCCTACTATTGTGCTTTTGCATAAAAGATATGATTGGCGTTGGGGAAAATTAGGGCAAACCGGTTATATCAAATCTGATTGGTATGAGTCAGTTATTGGGTTAGCCCAACAAGAGGCTAAAAATTGGGAAAGTGTATTCGAAAATCTAAAAAGGTATTTAAAAAATGTTTGA
- a CDS encoding flagellin A, which yields MAFQVNTNINALNAHAQSVLTQSNLKNSLEKLSSGLRINKAADDASGMIIADSLRSQASALGQAIQNTNDATGILQIADKAMDEQLKILDTIKVKATQAAQDGQTTESRKAIQSDIIRLIQGLDNIGNTTSYNGQALLSGQFTNKEFQVGAYSNQSIKASIGSTTSDKIGQVRIATGALITASGDISVTFKQVDGVNNVKLESVKISTSAGTGIGALAEVINKSATQTGIRATANVITTSDQAIASGILAGVVINGINLGDVVGIKKNDSDGRLIAAFNSVTSETGVEAFTDSNGRLNLRSVDGRGISFKTTAPVAGADGTTPPAAITTVNNGQNTATDIGSTNFGRLSLNRLDARDIMVLSSADSKTGGFSAIGFGSTQIAQTTVNLRDVTGTFNSTVKSASGANYNAVIASGNASLGAGVTTLKGAMVVMDIAESAQKMLDKVRADLGSVQNQLVSTVNNITITQVNVKAAESQIRDVDFAAESADFNKYSILAQSGSYAMSQANAVQQNILRLLS from the coding sequence ATGGCTTTCCAGGTCAATACAAATATTAATGCGTTAAATGCGCATGCACAATCTGTTCTTACACAGTCAAACCTTAAAAATTCTCTTGAAAAATTAAGCTCAGGTCTTCGGATTAACAAAGCAGCTGATGATGCTTCAGGTATGATTATTGCTGATAGCTTAAGATCTCAAGCGAGTGCTTTAGGGCAAGCAATTCAAAATACTAATGATGCTACAGGGATTCTTCAGATTGCAGATAAAGCAATGGATGAGCAACTTAAAATTCTTGATACTATTAAAGTAAAAGCAACTCAAGCAGCTCAAGACGGTCAAACAACTGAATCAAGGAAGGCGATTCAATCAGATATTATCCGTTTAATTCAAGGGTTGGATAATATTGGTAATACAACTTCTTATAATGGCCAAGCACTGCTTTCAGGTCAATTTACCAACAAAGAATTCCAAGTTGGTGCTTATTCTAACCAGAGTATTAAAGCTTCTATTGGTTCTACAACCTCTGATAAAATAGGACAAGTTAGAATTGCAACAGGTGCGTTGATAACTGCTTCCGGAGATATAAGCGTTACATTTAAACAAGTCGATGGTGTCAATAATGTAAAGTTAGAATCTGTAAAAATTTCTACTTCTGCAGGTACAGGTATTGGGGCATTAGCAGAAGTTATTAATAAGAGCGCAACACAAACAGGTATCCGCGCAACAGCTAATGTTATTACAACTTCTGATCAAGCAATTGCTTCAGGAATTTTGGCAGGTGTGGTTATCAATGGTATTAATTTGGGTGATGTTGTAGGTATTAAGAAAAATGATAGCGACGGAAGATTGATTGCTGCATTTAACTCTGTTACATCAGAAACAGGCGTTGAAGCATTTACAGATTCAAATGGTAGATTGAATCTTAGAAGTGTAGATGGCAGAGGAATCAGTTTTAAAACAACTGCTCCTGTTGCCGGTGCAGATGGCACAACACCTCCTGCTGCTATTACGACTGTTAATAATGGTCAAAATACTGCTACAGATATAGGTTCTACAAACTTTGGCAGATTGTCTTTAAATCGATTAGATGCTAGAGATATTATGGTTTTATCTTCTGCTGATTCTAAAACCGGAGGTTTTTCTGCGATTGGTTTTGGATCTACACAAATTGCTCAAACAACTGTCAATCTGAGAGATGTAACAGGGACTTTTAACTCCACTGTAAAATCAGCTTCAGGCGCAAACTATAATGCTGTTATTGCAAGCGGTAATGCTAGCTTGGGTGCAGGTGTTACAACTCTAAAAGGAGCAATGGTCGTAATGGATATTGCTGAATCTGCTCAAAAAATGCTTGATAAAGTTCGTGCGGATCTAGGTTCTGTTCAAAATCAATTAGTTAGCACCGTTAATAATATTACTATTACTCAAGTAAATGTTAAGGCTGCTGAATCTCAAATTCGAGATGTTGATTTTGCTGCTGAATCTGCTGATTTTAACAAATACAGTATTCTTGCTCAATCCGGAAGCTATGCTATGAGTCAAGCAAATGCTGTCCAACAAAATATTTTAAGACTTCTTAGCTAA
- a CDS encoding NAD(P)/FAD-dependent oxidoreductase, which translates to MKIYDAIIIGSGLGGLSCGATLAKAGKKVLVLEQHSLAGGCATCFERKGMKVDAGLHELDWGSPKTDMKHLIFQKLGLNELIEIIKLPNAWSIKTQTKDITIPHGINHVKSFLKSEFPEESKGIDKYFKKIKFQAFLVRRFPDDMNLIDFFFAPLTTLVFLFKNMLLNKSVGDILDKYIQNNRLKRILNINISYYHHDPYKLIWSFHAIPQKHYYQQGVYIKGGSQSLSDALSNIITQSGGEVRTNCDVHTILTENNNASGVVYTDKKIKENITLRAPKIIANCDPSIVYKSLLDKTIDTTLDTKITENFSLSTSLVSIYLIFDKNISELYPNMNYNTFITDDETLDASFKDSKIIDTPIESRALAFVNYSKIDNGLSNRKDRHLGVLALYSNFEEWDKLDKWEYKEKKDWLLSEALKRLENAFPGINTHCIHAELATPKTIARYTKTRKGVPYGYDQDKEGFMGRERFASKSIKNLYFASSFGFPGGGFTGSIIGGYRTAKKILDPYIYLKKISLIAGIGTSIGIFVAFIF; encoded by the coding sequence TTGAAAATATATGATGCTATTATTATTGGTTCAGGGCTTGGAGGGTTATCATGTGGCGCTACGCTTGCTAAAGCAGGCAAAAAAGTTCTTGTACTGGAACAACACTCCCTTGCCGGAGGATGCGCAACTTGTTTTGAACGAAAAGGAATGAAGGTAGATGCCGGATTGCATGAGCTTGATTGGGGAAGTCCCAAAACAGATATGAAACATCTTATCTTTCAAAAATTAGGATTGAATGAACTCATAGAGATTATAAAACTTCCAAATGCTTGGAGTATTAAAACTCAAACCAAAGACATCACGATCCCCCATGGAATCAATCATGTCAAAAGCTTCTTAAAATCTGAATTTCCGGAAGAATCCAAGGGCATTGATAAGTATTTTAAAAAAATAAAATTTCAAGCTTTTTTAGTGCGAAGATTCCCTGATGATATGAATTTAATAGATTTCTTTTTTGCCCCTTTGACAACCTTAGTATTTCTCTTTAAAAATATGCTTTTGAATAAATCTGTAGGAGATATTCTGGATAAATATATTCAAAATAATCGCCTTAAAAGAATCCTTAATATCAATATTTCTTATTATCATCATGATCCTTATAAACTTATATGGAGTTTTCATGCTATCCCTCAAAAACATTATTACCAACAAGGTGTCTATATCAAAGGAGGCTCTCAAAGTCTCTCTGATGCTCTAAGCAATATTATCACACAATCAGGAGGTGAGGTAAGAACAAATTGTGATGTCCATACTATTTTGACAGAAAATAACAATGCCTCAGGCGTAGTTTATACAGATAAAAAAATCAAAGAGAATATTACACTCAGAGCTCCAAAAATTATTGCTAATTGTGATCCATCAATAGTTTATAAATCCTTATTGGACAAAACTATTGACACTACTTTAGATACAAAAATTACCGAAAACTTCTCTCTTAGTACCTCTTTGGTCTCTATTTATTTAATCTTTGATAAAAATATTTCTGAACTTTATCCCAATATGAATTATAATACATTTATCACAGATGATGAGACCCTTGATGCTTCATTCAAAGATTCAAAAATAATAGATACTCCAATAGAAAGTCGCGCTTTAGCATTTGTTAATTATTCCAAAATTGATAATGGACTCAGCAACAGAAAAGATAGACATCTTGGTGTTTTAGCGCTTTATAGCAATTTTGAAGAATGGGATAAGTTAGACAAATGGGAATATAAAGAAAAAAAAGATTGGCTTTTAAGTGAGGCTTTAAAGCGCCTTGAAAATGCATTTCCGGGTATCAATACTCATTGCATTCACGCAGAACTTGCTACACCCAAAACCATAGCGCGTTATACCAAAACAAGAAAAGGCGTGCCATATGGTTATGATCAAGACAAAGAAGGTTTTATGGGGAGAGAAAGATTTGCTTCAAAAAGTATTAAGAATCTTTATTTTGCAAGCAGCTTTGGATTTCCCGGTGGAGGCTTTACCGGATCTATAATAGGAGGCTATAGAACTGCCAAAAAAATTCTTGATCCTTATATATATCTCAAAAAAATTTCTTTAATTGCCGGAATTGGCACAAGTATTGGAATTTTTGTTGCTTTTATATTTTAA
- the accA gene encoding acetyl-CoA carboxylase carboxyl transferase subunit alpha, whose translation MATYLDFEQRIKSIQDEIEMATIRGDSAAKDILEIDLEKEVRLVYSNMNDYQKLQLARHPDRPYALDYIDLILKDGYEISGDRHFSDDKAIVCFLGKIEDQTTLIIGEEKGRGTKNKLMRNFGMPNPEGYRKALKAAKFAEKFNIPILMLVDTAGAYPGLGAEERGQSEAIAKNLQDFAALKTPTISVVIGEGGSGGALAIAVADKLAMMQYSIFSVISPEGCAAILWNDPTKIESATKAMKITPNELKKANLIDDIILEPSRGAHRDRICAANSIKEYFLNSLEAIRKNSNFIQKRYEKLMGYGAFGE comes from the coding sequence ATGGCTACTTATTTGGATTTTGAACAGCGTATTAAAAGTATTCAAGATGAAATAGAAATGGCTACAATTAGGGGAGATAGTGCAGCTAAGGATATTCTGGAAATCGATCTTGAAAAAGAGGTACGTTTGGTTTATTCAAACATGAATGATTATCAAAAATTGCAACTGGCTCGACATCCTGACAGACCCTATGCGTTAGATTATATTGATTTGATTTTAAAAGATGGGTATGAAATTTCAGGAGATAGGCATTTTAGCGATGATAAGGCTATTGTTTGTTTTTTGGGGAAAATAGAAGATCAAACTACACTTATTATTGGTGAAGAAAAGGGTAGAGGGACCAAAAACAAGTTAATGCGAAATTTTGGTATGCCTAATCCGGAAGGTTACCGAAAGGCTCTTAAGGCAGCAAAGTTTGCAGAAAAGTTTAATATTCCTATTTTGATGCTTGTAGATACTGCAGGTGCTTATCCGGGGTTAGGGGCAGAAGAAAGAGGACAGAGTGAAGCGATTGCAAAAAATCTTCAAGATTTTGCAGCCCTTAAAACCCCCACTATTTCAGTTGTAATTGGTGAAGGTGGAAGTGGTGGGGCATTGGCTATAGCAGTGGCTGATAAACTTGCAATGATGCAGTATTCAATTTTTAGTGTTATTTCTCCGGAGGGTTGTGCGGCAATTTTGTGGAATGATCCTACCAAAATAGAATCAGCGACCAAAGCAATGAAAATTACACCGAATGAACTTAAAAAAGCTAATTTAATTGATGATATTATTTTAGAACCAAGTAGAGGTGCTCATCGTGATAGAATTTGTGCTGCTAACTCTATTAAGGAATATTTTTTGAATAGTTTAGAAGCGATTAGAAAAAATTCTAATTTTATTCAAAAACGTTATGAAAAATTGATGGGTTATGGTGCCTTTGGCGAATAA
- a CDS encoding beta-ketoacyl-ACP synthase II has product MRRVVVTGLGMINSLGLNKGDSFKSIVDGKCGVRRITCFDANDFPVQIAAEIADFDPNEVMNPKEVKKADRFIQLALKSTKEAMLDSGLLESNGKCNEAICDRFGVSSAAGIGGLINIEKNSIACFEKGPRKITPFFIPSALVNMLGGFTSIEFGIKGPNLSSVTACAAGTHAIIEAVKTIMLNGADRMLVVGSESTICPVGIGGFAAMKALSSRNDDPSRASRPFDKDRDGFVMGEGSGALVLEEYEAAKSRGAKIYAELVGFGESGDANHMTTPAPEGEGAYRAMKAALNMANIKPDYINAHGTSTGYNDLFETMAIRNVFGGKENVPPISSTKGQIGHCLGAAGALEAVISIMAMNEGILPPTINQENPDPECDLDYIPNVPRDAKVNVVMSNSFGFGGTNGVVVFKKL; this is encoded by the coding sequence GTGCGTCGAGTCGTCGTAACTGGTTTAGGAATGATAAATTCATTGGGGTTAAATAAGGGAGATTCTTTCAAGTCTATTGTGGATGGAAAATGTGGGGTTAGAAGAATTACCTGCTTTGATGCAAATGACTTTCCTGTACAGATTGCTGCGGAAATAGCAGATTTTGATCCCAATGAGGTAATGAACCCAAAAGAAGTAAAAAAAGCAGATCGCTTTATCCAGCTTGCTTTGAAATCAACCAAAGAAGCTATGCTTGATAGCGGGTTGCTTGAAAGTAATGGGAAATGCAATGAGGCTATTTGCGATAGATTTGGAGTGAGTTCAGCAGCAGGCATAGGAGGGTTAATCAATATAGAAAAAAACTCCATTGCTTGCTTTGAAAAAGGTCCCAGAAAAATAACTCCATTTTTCATTCCTTCTGCTCTTGTGAATATGTTGGGAGGTTTTACTTCTATTGAGTTTGGCATTAAAGGTCCTAATCTTTCAAGTGTTACGGCATGCGCTGCCGGGACACATGCGATTATAGAAGCTGTTAAGACGATTATGCTTAATGGTGCAGATAGAATGCTTGTGGTAGGATCTGAATCAACTATTTGTCCTGTAGGGATTGGTGGTTTTGCTGCGATGAAGGCGTTGAGTAGCAGAAATGACGATCCTTCGCGCGCTTCTCGTCCGTTTGATAAAGATAGAGACGGGTTTGTTATGGGCGAAGGATCAGGTGCTTTAGTATTAGAAGAATATGAGGCAGCCAAATCGAGGGGTGCAAAAATTTATGCTGAATTAGTAGGTTTTGGAGAAAGTGGCGATGCTAATCACATGACAACCCCTGCTCCTGAAGGAGAAGGTGCTTATCGGGCGATGAAGGCTGCATTGAATATGGCAAATATCAAGCCGGACTATATCAATGCGCATGGTACAAGCACAGGCTATAATGATTTATTTGAAACAATGGCTATTAGAAATGTTTTTGGTGGCAAAGAAAATGTCCCCCCTATAAGCTCTACAAAAGGTCAAATTGGACATTGTCTGGGAGCAGCAGGCGCACTGGAAGCAGTTATTTCAATCATGGCGATGAATGAAGGGATATTGCCCCCTACTATCAATCAAGAAAACCCGGATCCTGAATGTGATCTGGATTATATTCCTAATGTCCCAAGAGATGCCAAAGTGAATGTGGTTATGAGTAATTCGTTTGGCTTTGGTGGCACAAATGGTGTGGTAGTTTTTAAAAAACTATAA
- the acpP gene encoding acyl carrier protein codes for MALFEEVQSLVAEQLNVGVEQVTLEAEFVKDLGADSLDVVELVMALEEKFGIEIPDEQAEKITTVGDVVKFVEENKK; via the coding sequence ATGGCTTTATTTGAAGAGGTGCAATCTCTAGTAGCTGAACAATTAAACGTAGGTGTCGAACAAGTAACTTTAGAGGCTGAATTTGTAAAAGATTTAGGAGCAGATTCATTAGATGTAGTTGAGCTTGTAATGGCATTAGAAGAAAAATTTGGTATTGAAATACCAGATGAACAAGCTGAAAAAATTACAACAGTTGGTGATGTTGTCAAGTTTGTTGAAGAGAACAAAAAATAA
- the fabG gene encoding 3-oxoacyl-ACP reductase FabG, giving the protein MKFSGKNVLITGASRSIGAEIARVLAGFGLKVWINYRSKPEIADKLKEEIEQSGGKAALIQFDATDEEAFIAGIKVILDSDNELSYLVNNAGITHDKLAMRMKTEEFMEVLDANLKSTFIGCREALKLMSKQRFGSVVNIASIVGERGNAGQTNYAASKGGMIAMSKSFAYEGSSRNIRFNCITPGFIQTDMTSVLKDDVRENYIKNIPLGRLGDAKEIAHSVAFLLSDYSSYITGEVLKVNGGLYM; this is encoded by the coding sequence ATGAAATTTAGTGGTAAAAATGTTCTCATAACAGGCGCTTCTAGAAGCATAGGTGCTGAAATTGCCAGAGTATTGGCGGGATTTGGGCTTAAAGTTTGGATCAATTATAGAAGCAAGCCCGAAATAGCCGATAAACTTAAAGAAGAAATTGAACAAAGTGGGGGCAAAGCAGCCCTCATTCAGTTTGATGCAACAGATGAAGAAGCTTTTATTGCCGGTATTAAAGTTATTTTAGATTCAGATAATGAATTGTCTTATTTGGTAAATAACGCTGGGATTACTCATGATAAATTGGCTATGCGAATGAAGACAGAGGAGTTCATGGAAGTTTTAGATGCTAATTTAAAATCTACTTTTATAGGTTGTCGTGAAGCCCTTAAATTGATGAGTAAGCAGAGATTTGGAAGTGTGGTTAATATTGCTTCAATTGTTGGAGAGCGCGGTAATGCCGGGCAGACAAATTATGCTGCAAGCAAGGGGGGAATGATTGCAATGAGCAAATCATTTGCTTATGAAGGATCTTCCAGAAATATAAGATTTAATTGCATCACTCCGGGTTTTATCCAAACAGACATGACAAGTGTCCTAAAAGATGATGTGAGAGAAAACTATATTAAAAATATTCCCTTAGGGCGGTTGGGAGATGCTAAGGAGATTGCCCATTCAGTAGCATTTCTATTAAGTGATTATTCAAGCTACATTACAGGTGAAGTTTTAAAAGTAAATGGCGGGTTATATATGTAA
- the rpsU gene encoding 30S ribosomal protein S21, whose protein sequence is MPGIKVRENESFDEAYRKFKKQTDRNLVVTECRARRFFESKTEKRKKQKINAKKKMLKRLYMLRRYESRL, encoded by the coding sequence ATGCCCGGTATTAAAGTCAGAGAAAATGAGTCTTTTGACGAAGCGTATCGAAAGTTTAAGAAACAAACAGATCGGAATTTAGTTGTAACTGAGTGTCGAGCCAGAAGATTCTTTGAGTCAAAGACAGAGAAACGCAAAAAGCAAAAAATTAATGCAAAGAAAAAAATGCTTAAACGACTTTATATGCTTAGACGTTATGAGTCTAGATTATAA